Part of the Aquabacterium sp. NJ1 genome, AGCTCGCCAGGGACAGGCGCCAGTCATTCGTCAGCGCGTGCGAGAGCCCCAGGCCACCGCTGTGGCGGGCGTACTGCGTTGTCTCCACCGGGGTGCTGGCTTCACGGTTGAGCAAGAAGGCATAGCTCAGCCAGCTCGACCAACGGGGGGCGAAGTCCCAGTTGAGCTGGGTTTCCGCGCCGGTCAGCCTCACGTGACCCGAGTTGGAAATGGTCAGCGTCTCGAGTGCCGTGGTGGCAGACATCAGCTGGGTCAGCCGATCGTCGAACAGACGTGAGTCCAGGGTCAGGCCTGCACTGCGCACCATCAACAGATAGCCCAGCTCCAGCGACCGGATGCGCTCTTCAGTCAGGTTCGGGTTGCCGTCGTAGAAGTGAAAGCGCCCGGTGCTCGAGCCCATGACCAGTGGGGTCAGGCCGGTGACGGTTTCCGTCCAGTTGCTCTTGACCTCACCCAGGTCCGGGGTGCGCGTGCCTTGCGAGTACACGGCGCGCAAGGCCTGGTCTTCGCTGAGGTGGTAGTTCACCGCCAGGCGCGGCGAGAAGGTGCTGCGCCCCAGCGAGTTGGATTCACCGTAGCCGCCTACATTGAGTGTCGTGCTCGAGGTCGGGCGGTACTCGGCATGGCCAAACAGCCAGCGCACCGTGTTGCCCACCTGGCCGCCGAAGTAGGTGTCGCTGTCGGCAGACTGGTAGCGCAGCCCCACGCCGCCTACCAGCCGCAATGCTTCCGACACCACATAGGTATCCTGCACTTCAAGCTGTGTGCGGGTCTCGATCATGTTCTGGTTGGTGGCGCCACAAGCGGTCAGGAAACCACCAAAGACGCCGCCAACGGGCGCCAGGATGGTGTTGAGCTGCGTGGCAATCTGGCCATCTCGCATCGGATCGCCGGTCGACAGCGTCTGTGTGTCGATGATGTGGGCCAGGAGGCTGGCGTTCTCCAGGATGAAGGCACGGAAGTCCGGCACGAACAGGGCTTTGAACGGGCAGGTGAGCCAGGTCTGCTTGGTGCTGAGCTTGTCGTGGAAGCCCCTGATCTGCAGTTCATGGTTGGACGAGAGCGCGCGCGTCCATTTGCCGCTCAGCAGGGTTTCCGTGTTCTTGATGTCGGGCGCGGTGATCTGAAACACGTCCTGCACGTAGCCGACGTCGCGCTTGCCGTCCACGATGGCCGCTTGCAACTCCAGGGACGAAGCGGCCCCCAGATCGGTCTCGGCGCGCAGGTTCAGCCGCTGCACCCGGGTGCTGTCATGTGCGCCGCCGCGCAGCGTGATGTTGTCGTAACCGCTGTCGCGCTGGTTGTCCGCCGTGGCGTACAGGTGGGTGGCGCCCAGCTTGGTGGCCAGGCGCGCCGTGGCCCCGTTCTCGTGGTGCGAGCCGACCGAGGCCGAGACCATGCCCTGGTCCACATCCTTGGGGTGCTTGGTGAGGATGTTGATGACGGCCATCATCGAGTTCGGGCCGTATGCCGCCGAGTTGGGGTCGCGCGTCACCTCGATGCGGTCAACGTCTTCAAGCGCCACGGGCAACAGGGGCCAGTCCACCCGCGAGAAGCCGGGGCGGTAGGCCGAGACACCATCGATCAGCACGTTCAGGCGGCGCGGGTTGGTGGCGTCCGTGCCGTGGTAGTTGACCCGGTAGTCGTTGCCAGAGGCCCTGGAAACCGCCATGCCAGGGACCAGGCGCAAGGCTTCTTCGATGCGCGTGATGCCGTAGCGGCGGATGGTGTCTGCCGTGATGACGGTGACGCTGGCCGGGACGTCGCTGAGTGATTGGCGCAGGCGCGTGGGGGTGATCACCACAGGGTAGCGGAACTCGGTGGAGTCGATATCCTCGGCCGGCGGCTGTTGCGCCAGGCCCCTCTGGGGCAGCGCGATGGAGGTCATGGCCAGGGACGCCAGGGCAGTGGCCACGCTGGTTTTCATGCCTGTGCTGCTGTGGCCCGGGCGGTGCGTGGCCGGCACGCTCAGGGCTCGATCAGGCCGCACTTCACCGCCAGCAGGGTGATGTCCGCGGCACGGTGGATGCCCAGGTGATCCTTGATGGACTGGCTCGTGGTGCTGATGGTCTTGGGCGACAGGTTCATGCGCTCGGCGATTTCCACGTTGGTCAGGCCTTGCGCCATCAGCTTGAAGACCTCGATCTCGCGGGGTTGCAGGCGAGCCAAAGGGGATTGGTCCCCGTGCACGCTCAACATGGCCAGGCGTGCGGCGATCTCGGGCAGGAACACCGTTTCGCCCTGGTGGATCTTGAGAATGGCCTGCGCCAGATCGGCAGGGTCGGCGCTCTTGGGCACAAAGGCCTTGGCACCACGCTTGTAGGCTTCGCGCACGACCGTGTCCTGGTCGAATTGCGTGTAGATCGCGACGCGGCCGTCAGGAAAGCGGGCCAGCAACGATTGCAGCAGGTCCAGGCCACCAACGCTGGCGTCGCCAAAACGCAAGTCCAGCACGAGCACGTCAGGCTGCAAGCGGGCGTATGTGTCGATCACCGCGGTCGCCTCGCTGGCCGCCCCGACGACCGTCAGGCCATGGCGCGACAGCACGCTGGCCAGACCTTCCACGATCAAGGGGTGGTCGTCGGCAATCATCACCTTGATCGCGCTCATTGGTTTCTCTCCGTCACTGATTTGGCTTTATATGGGCATCTCCGGGATGCCGTTGCGTGCAAGGTGTCATCACTTCGCTACCTTGTGGCATCTTGGTGATGTCTGATTCGCCGGGAACCGGGCATTTTACAGCTTTGCCGCATGGTGAGGGGCGGGGCGTTGATCACCCTGCGTGCCGCAATCTTGTCCGAATATGCGGAATATCTCGTGACTTGGTTTCTTTGTGTTGCATCTATTTGCTACTTAATGGCAATTTGATTGGCTTTTTGTGGTGCTATAGTTGCACACAAGAAGAAAGTTTTAACGCTGTCAACCGGTTCTTGAGGGGGAGTGCGGCCGAAGAGTCGCCAGATCGCTCTGGGAGGGGCGGCAGAAGGGCATGTCCAGTCAATGGGCATGCCCTTTGTGCTTTCTGCGCGCCTTTTTCCGGGCTGCGATGCGTGCTTGGGTGCTCAAAACCCTTCCCACAAGGGAAACCCGCGCCCCTACGGAGCCATTCGTGCGTCCCGTGCCTTAAAATCGTCATCTTTTCCCTCTACAGGGCCCACCAGCCCTTTGCCCGACTGAGCATCATGGGACGCACCCTCTACGACAAGATCTGGGACGAGCACGTCGTCCATACCGAAGAAGACGGCACCGCCGTGCTGTACATCGACCGTCACCTGGTGCATGAAGTCACCAGCCCGCAGGCGTTCGAAGGCCTGGACATCGCCGGCCGCAAGGTGTGGCGCCTGTCGGCCAACCTGGCCGTGAGCGACCACAACGTGCCCACGACCGATCGCTCCGAAGGCATCAAGGACCCGATCTCCAAGCTGCAGGTCGACACGCTGGACAAGAACTGCGACCGCGTCGGCATCACGCAGTTCAAGATGAGCGACAAGCGCCAGGGTATCGTGCACGTGATCGGCCCGGAGCAGGGCGCCACGCTGCCCGGCATGACCGTGGTCTGCGGCGACAGCCACACCTCCACGCACGGTGCTTTCGGCGCGCTGGCCCACGGCATCGGCACGTCCGAGGTCGAGCACGTGCTGGCCACACAGACGCTGCTGGCCAAGAAGGCCAAGAACATGCTGGTCAAGGTCGAGGGGACGCTGACCAAGGGCTGCTCGGCCAAGGACATCGTGCTGGCCATCATCGGCAAGATCGGCACGGCTGGCGGCACGGGCTACACCATCGAGTTCGCCGGCAGCGCCATCCGCGCCCTGAGCATGGAAGGCCGCATGACCGTGTGCAACATGGCCATCGAAGCCGGTGCGCGCGCCGGCCTGGTGGCCGTGGACGACACCACGATCAACTACTGCAAGGGCCGCCCCTTCTCGCCCGCTGGCGTCGAGTGGGATCAGGCCGTGGCTTATTGGCGCACGCTGCATTCCGACCCCGATGCTGTCTTCGACACCGTGGTCGAACTCAACGCCAGCGAGATCAAGCCGCAGGTCACCTGGGGCACCTCGCCCGAGATGGTGCTGTCCATCGACGACCGCGTGCCCGATCCCGACAAGGAAAAGGACCCGGTCAAGCGCTCGGCCACCGAGCGTGCGCTGCAGTACATGGCGCTCGAACCCAACAAGGCCATCAACGACATCCTCGTCGACAAGGTCTTCATCGGTTCGTGCACCAACAGCCGCATCGAAGACATGCGCGAAGCCGCTGCCGTGGTCAAGAAGATCGGTGGCCGCGTGGCCTCGAACATCAAGCTGGCCCTGGTCGTGCCTGGCTCCGGCCTGGTCAAGGAGCAGGCCGAGCGCGAAGGCCTGGACCAGATCTTCAAGGCCGCAGGCTTCGAATGGCGTGAGCCTGGTTGCTCCATGTGCCTGGCCATGAACGCCGACCGCCTCGAGCCCGGCGAGCGCTGCGCCTCGACCAGCAACCGCAACTTCGAAGGCCGTCAAGGCGCGGGTGGCCGCACCCATCTGGTTAGCCCGGCCATGGCCGCTGCGGCCGCGATGCAAGGCCACTTCGTGGACATCCGCCGCATCGCCTGATCCCATTTGTCTTGTAGTTGGAGCGCCCTCACATGAAACGTCTGGCTGTTTTTCTGATCGTGACTTTGTCCATGCTGACGCTGTCGGCCTGCAACACCGTTCACGGTGTGGGGCAGGACATCGAGAAGGCCGGTGAGGCCATCTCCAACGCAGCGAAAAAGTAATTCACCATGCAAGCATTTCGCATTCACAAGGGCCTGGTGGCCCCGATGGACCGGGACAACGTCGACACCGACGCCATCATTCCCAAGCAGTTCCTGAAGTCCATCAAGCGCACGGGTTTTGGCCCCAACTTGTTCGACGAATGGCGCTACCTGGACGCGGGCGAGCCCGGCCAGGACCCGGCCACGCGCAAGCCCAACCCGGATTTCGTGCTCAACCAGTCGCGCTACAAGGGCGCCTCCGTGCTGCTGGCTCGCAAGAACTTCGGTTGCGGCTCCAGTCGCGAGCACGCGCCCTGGGCGCTGGACCAATACGGCTTTCGCGCCATCATTGCGCCCAGCTTTGCCGACATCTTCTTCAACAACAGCGTCAAGAACGGCCTGCTGCCCATTCAATTGAGCGAGTTGCAGGTCGACAATCTGTTCAATGAAGTCGCGGCCTTCCCCGGCTACGAGCTGACTGTCGATCTGGAGCGCCAGGTCGTGATCAAGCCCGATGGCACCGAGTTGCCTTTCGAGGTGCAGCCCTTCCGCAAGTACTGCCTGCTCAATGGCTTCGATGACATCGGCCTGACCCTGCGTCATGCCGACAAGATCAAGGCCTATGAAGCCGAGCGCCTGGCGCAAAAGCCCTGGCTGAACCACCGCATCGTCTAAACAAAAACATCCCTCGCTGAGACTCCATCATGGTCATGAAGATTGCTGTTCTGCCGGGTGACGGCATTGGTCCCGAAATCGTCACGGAAGCTGTCAAGGTGCTCAACACCTTGGACCTGGCTTTCGAGATGAAAGAGGCCAAGGTCGGTGGCGCCGCCTTTGACGCCCACGGCCACCCGCTGCCCGAGCACACCCTGAACCTGGCCATGGAGTCCGACGCCGTGCTGTTCGGCTCGGTGGGCGACTGGAAGTACGACAAGCTGGACCGCCCCCTGCGTCCTGAGCAGGCCATCCTGGGTCTGCGCAAGAACATGGGCCTGTTCGCCAACTTCCGCCCCGCCATCTGCTACCCGCAACTGACCCATGCTTCCAGCCTCAAGCCTGAGCTGGTCGCCGGCCTGGACATCCTCATCATCCGTGAGCTGACGGGTGACATCTACTTCGGCCAGCCGCGTGGCCGCCGCCAGTCGCCGGACGGCGAGTTCAAGGGGGCTGACGAGGCTTTCGACACCATGCGCTACTCGCGCCCCGAGATCGAGCGCATCGCCCACGTGGCCTTCCAGGCTGCCCGCAAGCGCGGCAAGCGCGTGACCAGTGTCGACAAGGCCAACGTGCTGGAAACTTTCCAGTTCTGGAAGGACGTGGTCACCGAAGTGCACGCCCAGTACCCCGACATCGAGCTGGACCACATGTACGTGGACAACGCCGCGATGCAGCTGGTCAAGGCGCCCAAGAAGTTCGACGTGCTGTTCACCGGCAACATGTTCGGCGACATCCTGTCTGACGCGGCGGCCATGTTGACCGGCTCGATTGGCATGCTGCCTTCGGCCTCGCTCAACGCCAAGGGCCAGGGTCTGTACGAGCCCAGCCACGGCTCGGCCCCCGACATCGCCGGCAAGGGCGTGGCCAACCCGCTGGCCACCATCCTGAGCGCGGCCATGATGCTGCGCTTCAGCCTGAACCAGGAAGAAGCCGCCAGCCGCATCGAGCGCGCCGTGCAAGCCGTGCTGGAGCAGGGCCTGCGCACGCCGGACATCTACAGCGAAGGCACCAAGAAAGTGGGCACCGTCGATATGGGCGAAGCCGTGGTGGCCGCCCTGAAATCGCAAGGTTAAGGCGCGGGCTGATGCGCGCCTCGGCGCGCACGCACAAGATTCAATTTGAAGGATAGAAAAATGGCTACGACTCTGGTTGGTTTGGTGGGCTGGCGCGGCATGGTCGGCTCCGTCTTGATGGACCGCATGCAGGCCGAAGGTGACTTCGACCTCATCGAGCCGATGTTCTTCTCGACCTCGAACGCGGGCGGCAAGGCCCCGTCGATGGCCAAGAACGAAACCACGCTCAAGGATGCCTACAGCATCGAAGACCTCAAGCGCTGCGACATCATCCTGACGGCTCAGGGTGGCGACTACACGACCGAGGTGTATCCCAAGCTGCGCGCAGCTGGCTGGAATGGCCACTGGATCGACGCCGCATCGACCCTGCGCATGAAGGACGACGCCGTGATCGTGCTGGATCCGGTCAACATGCCCGTGATCAAGAACGCGCTGGCCAACGGTGGCAAGAACTGGATCGGCGGCAACTGCACGGTCAGCTGCATGCTGATCGGCGTGGGTGCGCTGTACAAGGCTGGGCTGGTCGAGTGGATGTCCACCCAGACCTACCAGGCTGCTTCCGGCGGCGGTGCCCAGCACATGCGCGAACTGCTGACCCAGTTCGGCACGCTGAACGCCGAAGTGCGCTCGCTGCTGGACGACCCCAAGAGCGCCATCCTCGAGATCGACCGCAAGGTCATCGCCAAGCAGCGCGCCCTGACCGAAGCCGAAACCGCCAACTTCGGCGTGCCGCTGGGTGGCTCGCTCATCCCCTGGATCGACAAGGACCTGGGCAATGGCCAGTCCAAGGAGGAGTGGAAGGGCATGGCCGAGACCAACAAGATCCTCGGTCAAGGCGAAGGCTTTGGTTCACCCGCCGTGCCGGTGGACGGCTTCTGCGTGCGCGTCGGCGCCATGCGCTGCCACAGCCAGGCTTTGACCTTCAAGCTCAAGAAGGACGTGTCCGTGCAGGAGATCGAAGCCATGATCGCCGCCGACAACCCCTGGGCCAAGGTTGTGCCCAACACCCGCGAAGCCACGATCAAGGACCTGACCCCCGTGGCCGTGACCGGCACGCTGACGATCCCTGTGGGCCGTATCCGCAAGCTGGCCATGGGGCCGGAATATGTCGGCGCTTTCACCATCGGCGACCAGTTGCTGTGGGGTGCGGCCGAGCCGCTGCGTCGCATGCTGCGCATTTTGCTGAACGCGTGATTTGAATTAACCGACGTTGTTGGTGCATATTGGGCAAGCGCCAGCAACGTCTGGTCACAAAATCGGTGCCGAGCCTTGTTGCCCCAGGGCGACAATCTAACCCCCTAGTTTCACGCTGGACACTTGTTTCCGGCCTGAATCCGACCTTGGGGCGCTAGATCAGTAATTGCATGAGCTTGTCACCGTATCTGCTTGATGCTATTGTGTTTTCTGCTGCGTACCGTCTGCAGGTGCTGGCGCGTCTGTGGGTCGCTTTCCGATCCAGGGGTGCCATCGGTCGACACGCCGACCTCATGACGACTTGGGAGACGCCTTGAAAGATCATTTGTTGTCCGCTGGGTCAAAAGCCCAAAGTTCATTTGCCCTGAATAAGGTTGCGGTTGCCGCAGCCTTTTCTGCTTTGGCCGTATTGCCTGTTTCGACCTGGGCGCTGGGCCTGGGCAAATTGAATGTGCAATCGGCATTGGGCGAGCCCCTTCGTGCCGAAATCGATGTCACCAGCCTGACACCGGAGGAGGGCAGTTCCCTCCAGGTGCGCGTGGCCACGCCGGAAACCTACCGTGCCGCAGGCGTCGACTACAACCAGGTGCTGACAGCCACGAACATCGTGCTGCAACGTCGCACGGATGGCCGCCCGTATCTGCGCATCGTCAGCGACCGCACCGTGCAGGAGCCGTTTGTCGACGTCATCCTGGATCTGTCCTGGTCTTCCGGGCGCCTGGTGCGCGAGTACACGCTGCTGTTCGATCCGCCTATCAGCCGCGCCAGCACACAGACCACCTCGCCGGCCATTGACGCGCCTGCCCCCGCTCCCGCTCCCGCGCCTGCCCCCGCTCCCGCCGTGATGGCCGAACCTGTGGCCAAGCCTGCGCCCTCCAAGCCCGTGGCTGTCGTGCCGAGCGAGCCTTTGAAGGTTCGCAAGGGCAAGAAGGCCGCACCGGCCGCCTCTGAAGCGGCGAGTGCGCCTGCGCCAGCGCCGGCTCCTGCCGAGGCCGAAGCACCCGCCAAGGTCGCCCCGGCCGAGTCGACGGCCCCGTCCTCGCAGGCAGCAGACACCATCCGAGTCAAATCGGGTGACTCCTTGTCGCGCATCGCCAGCCGCGCCGCGCAGCCTGGCGTGTCGCTGGACCAGATGCTGGTGGGCTTGTACCGCAACAACCCGCAAGCTTTCCAGGGCAGCAACATGAACCGACTCAAGTCGGGCGTGGTGTTGAATGTGCCGACGGCCGAGCAGGTCAAGAGCGTTTCCAACGAAGAGGCGCGTCAGATCATCGTGGCGCAGAGCGCCGATTTTGCGGCTTA contains:
- a CDS encoding response regulator transcription factor, producing the protein MSAIKVMIADDHPLIVEGLASVLSRHGLTVVGAASEATAVIDTYARLQPDVLVLDLRFGDASVGGLDLLQSLLARFPDGRVAIYTQFDQDTVVREAYKRGAKAFVPKSADPADLAQAILKIHQGETVFLPEIAARLAMLSVHGDQSPLARLQPREIEVFKLMAQGLTNVEIAERMNLSPKTISTTSQSIKDHLGIHRAADITLLAVKCGLIEP
- a CDS encoding TonB-dependent siderophore receptor, which translates into the protein MKTSVATALASLAMTSIALPQRGLAQQPPAEDIDSTEFRYPVVITPTRLRQSLSDVPASVTVITADTIRRYGITRIEEALRLVPGMAVSRASGNDYRVNYHGTDATNPRRLNVLIDGVSAYRPGFSRVDWPLLPVALEDVDRIEVTRDPNSAAYGPNSMMAVINILTKHPKDVDQGMVSASVGSHHENGATARLATKLGATHLYATADNQRDSGYDNITLRGGAHDSTRVQRLNLRAETDLGAASSLELQAAIVDGKRDVGYVQDVFQITAPDIKNTETLLSGKWTRALSSNHELQIRGFHDKLSTKQTWLTCPFKALFVPDFRAFILENASLLAHIIDTQTLSTGDPMRDGQIATQLNTILAPVGGVFGGFLTACGATNQNMIETRTQLEVQDTYVVSEALRLVGGVGLRYQSADSDTYFGGQVGNTVRWLFGHAEYRPTSSTTLNVGGYGESNSLGRSTFSPRLAVNYHLSEDQALRAVYSQGTRTPDLGEVKSNWTETVTGLTPLVMGSSTGRFHFYDGNPNLTEERIRSLELGYLLMVRSAGLTLDSRLFDDRLTQLMSATTALETLTISNSGHVRLTGAETQLNWDFAPRWSSWLSYAFLLNREASTPVETTQYARHSGGLGLSHALTNDWRLSLASYGSTGNGYKESRYARTDLSASHTFRLGTLPGSSTLVVSYLHTPVVNTYLYSVGAYQSSYNDRLSLHGTVRVAF
- the asd gene encoding aspartate-semialdehyde dehydrogenase, with product MATTLVGLVGWRGMVGSVLMDRMQAEGDFDLIEPMFFSTSNAGGKAPSMAKNETTLKDAYSIEDLKRCDIILTAQGGDYTTEVYPKLRAAGWNGHWIDAASTLRMKDDAVIVLDPVNMPVIKNALANGGKNWIGGNCTVSCMLIGVGALYKAGLVEWMSTQTYQAASGGGAQHMRELLTQFGTLNAEVRSLLDDPKSAILEIDRKVIAKQRALTEAETANFGVPLGGSLIPWIDKDLGNGQSKEEWKGMAETNKILGQGEGFGSPAVPVDGFCVRVGAMRCHSQALTFKLKKDVSVQEIEAMIAADNPWAKVVPNTREATIKDLTPVAVTGTLTIPVGRIRKLAMGPEYVGAFTIGDQLLWGAAEPLRRMLRILLNA
- a CDS encoding entericidin A/B family lipoprotein, with translation MKRLAVFLIVTLSMLTLSACNTVHGVGQDIEKAGEAISNAAKK
- the leuD gene encoding 3-isopropylmalate dehydratase small subunit; this translates as MQAFRIHKGLVAPMDRDNVDTDAIIPKQFLKSIKRTGFGPNLFDEWRYLDAGEPGQDPATRKPNPDFVLNQSRYKGASVLLARKNFGCGSSREHAPWALDQYGFRAIIAPSFADIFFNNSVKNGLLPIQLSELQVDNLFNEVAAFPGYELTVDLERQVVIKPDGTELPFEVQPFRKYCLLNGFDDIGLTLRHADKIKAYEAERLAQKPWLNHRIV
- the leuC gene encoding 3-isopropylmalate dehydratase large subunit, yielding MGRTLYDKIWDEHVVHTEEDGTAVLYIDRHLVHEVTSPQAFEGLDIAGRKVWRLSANLAVSDHNVPTTDRSEGIKDPISKLQVDTLDKNCDRVGITQFKMSDKRQGIVHVIGPEQGATLPGMTVVCGDSHTSTHGAFGALAHGIGTSEVEHVLATQTLLAKKAKNMLVKVEGTLTKGCSAKDIVLAIIGKIGTAGGTGYTIEFAGSAIRALSMEGRMTVCNMAIEAGARAGLVAVDDTTINYCKGRPFSPAGVEWDQAVAYWRTLHSDPDAVFDTVVELNASEIKPQVTWGTSPEMVLSIDDRVPDPDKEKDPVKRSATERALQYMALEPNKAINDILVDKVFIGSCTNSRIEDMREAAAVVKKIGGRVASNIKLALVVPGSGLVKEQAEREGLDQIFKAAGFEWREPGCSMCLAMNADRLEPGERCASTSNRNFEGRQGAGGRTHLVSPAMAAAAAMQGHFVDIRRIA
- the leuB gene encoding 3-isopropylmalate dehydrogenase gives rise to the protein MKIAVLPGDGIGPEIVTEAVKVLNTLDLAFEMKEAKVGGAAFDAHGHPLPEHTLNLAMESDAVLFGSVGDWKYDKLDRPLRPEQAILGLRKNMGLFANFRPAICYPQLTHASSLKPELVAGLDILIIRELTGDIYFGQPRGRRQSPDGEFKGADEAFDTMRYSRPEIERIAHVAFQAARKRGKRVTSVDKANVLETFQFWKDVVTEVHAQYPDIELDHMYVDNAAMQLVKAPKKFDVLFTGNMFGDILSDAAAMLTGSIGMLPSASLNAKGQGLYEPSHGSAPDIAGKGVANPLATILSAAMMLRFSLNQEEAASRIERAVQAVLEQGLRTPDIYSEGTKKVGTVDMGEAVVAALKSQG